In the Sandaracinus amylolyticus genome, ACGACAGCGCATCGTCCAGGTCTCGCGCGTCAACGTCGCGGCGTCCGCGACCTCCACGTGCAGCTCGTCGTAGTCCGCGCGCACCGCGATCACGCAGGCCCACGCGACCACGCTCCCCGCGGCGCGGAGCCCGGCGGGCACCACCTCGATCACGACCTCGCGCGGCCCCGCGCGCAGCGCCCACGCGAGCAGCACCAGCGCGACGAGCACGAGCGTGACGCTCGCCACCGGGGCGTTGCGCCCGAACGTCGTGACCATCAGCGAGCCCACCTCCTCCACGAAGTTCCCGTGCAGCGCCTCGACGCGCAGGAAGCTCGGCGGGAGGTGCGGCTTGCCGAAGAACGGACGCAGCAGCCACGAGAGCTCGGCGCCCATCGCGAGCTGCACCACGAGCCAGCTCACGAGCACACGCCGCGCAGCGTCCTCGTCGTCCACGAGCCGCGTGAGCAGCCCGCGCAGCCGCAGCACGCCCGCGCTGCCCGCGCACGCGATCACCGCGACGTGGAAGAGCAGCAGGGCGCGTGCGATCGCCATCGAGGGCGCGACCCGCGGATCGTCGATCGGCAGGCCCATCGCGATCGGATCGGGCGGCGGCGCGATCGCGACCACGAGCATCGCGATCGGCGCGAGGGCACCGAGCAGCGCAGCGCTCACCGCGAGCGAGATCAGGATGCAGATCGCGGTCTGACGCAGCTCGAGCTTCGAGCGCAACATCGTCGCGAGCAGCGCGCTCGTGCCGATCGTGCAGAGCGCGATCGCCGCGAAGAGCAGCGGCAGCTTGAGCGCGACGTAGAGCGCCATCTCGGGCGCGCGCCACATCCCGAACGCCGCGCCGTACGCGCCCGCCCCGATCGCGATCGTGATCGCGCACGACGCCGCGAGCCCGCGCAGATCGTCTCCGCGCCGCACCCGCGCGACGAGCGCGTCGTCGAGGCGACACAGCGCCTCGAGCCGCGACAGCGCGATCACGACCCCGAGACCCAGTGCGCGAGGAAGAACAGCCGATCGTGGAAGAGCTGCCCGTCGTAGGGCCCGACCAGCGGCCGCAGCGTGGTCGTCATCTGCAGCACCACGAGCACGAAGAGGAAGCCCCACGTCCCGATGCCGCGCACCGGGCGCTGGTTCATCGCGGCGAGCACCCGGCGCAGCAGACCGATCGCGAACGTGCTGCTGATCGCGAGGAAGAGCAGGTGGAGCGAGCCCATGAAGATCGGCGACGACGTCGCCTGCGAGAACACCCACGCGACCGGCGCGAACCCGACGAGCAGCACGCCCATCAGCGCGATCGCCATCAGCAGCGCGCCCCACGTCTCGCGCGCGCTCTGCTCCGCGCCCGAGAGGCACGAGAAGATGTGCAGGCTCGGGAAGCAGATCAGCGCGCAGAAGAAGACGCCGAGGCTGAGCTTCAGCGGCACGAGCAGGAGCTGCCAGCCTCCGCCGAACACCGCCATCACCAGCCCGGTGATCGCCATCGTCGCGACGATCACCGCGGAGAGCTTGAACGCCGCGCCCCGTCCTTCGCGCACGTCGTGGAGCACGCTCGCCGGGGCCTTGAGCAGCGCCTCGACGATCGCGAACGGGCCGTGCCCGGTGATCGGCGTCGAGCCTCCGCGCAGCGTCTCGATCGGTGTCGCCGGTGGGCGCTCCGCGACGACCGGGGGATTGGTGACGGGCGGGGGCGTACCCTCCCAAGCAGTCATGCCATGCGTCTCGTGATCGGGGCTCGTCTCGGGGTGCACGTCGGACCTCCTCGTGTCGGCTTCGACGTCTCCGTACGCACGGCGTTCCTCGCTTCGTTCCGCGATCGGGCGAGCGGTCGCGAGATGCCATCGAATCTCCTCGGTTCCGCCACGAGTCGTCGTCGTGGCTCGCTCCTCCCAGGAAAGAACCCATGAACGAACATCCTCTCTATGGTCGCCCGGTCGGCGAGCACTCGGGGCGCTTCGGCGCCGGCGGGTGGCTCTGGTACATCGGCGGAATCCTCGTCGCGGCCGGCGTGATGAACACTGGTCAGGGCGCGCTCGCGTTGTTCGGCGGAGCGCCCGATGCGCTGACGAAGATCGGCATGGGTGTCGTCGCGGGCGCGATCGGCGCCGCGATCCTGCTCGTCGCGGTGATGCGATGGCGCCAGCACGTCGTCGTGTACGAGCGAGGGCTCGTGCACGCGAAGCTGCTGGGCCAGCAGCAGGTCGCGTTCGCCGACGTCACGCGCGTCGAGCTCGTCCGCGAGCACTCGAAGATGGGCACCGACGAGACGATCCACATCGCGCTGCGCGACGGTCGCGAGGTCTCGATCGGCAGCGTCACGAACATCGATCAGCTCGCCGGGATGATCCGGCACGCCCCCTGAACCGAGCTCGGAGAGACAGACAGATGACCTACTTGATCCCCCTCGTCGCGCTCGTGGCCGTCGTCGCGTTCATGGTCCTGCAGCGCCAGCGTCTCGCACAGGCGGGCCAGACCTACGCTCCATTCGAGCTGAGCAAGCTCGCGCCCCGTCTGGGCCTGCAGATCGTCAACGGCGACCCCGGCGCGAACATCATGCTCGCGCCGCACAACACGGTCGGGACGCGCATCTCGGACGACAAGCCGTACGAGTGGAACGTGCGCCTGCAGGGCTCGCCGCGCGGTCGCCCCGTCGACTTCCTCTACTACCACCGCCGCGAGCGCCAGACCGGCCTCGTCGAGATCAAGTACACGTACTACGACGACGCGTTCATCGCGGTGCAGCTGCGCCCCGGCGCGCCCGAATTCGAGCTCGTCTCGAACCAGAGCAGCCTCGGCGCGATCTCGCGCCGTCACCCGTGGCCGGTGCAGCGCTCCGGGGATCCGAACGTCGATCGCGAGTTCACGATCGCCGCGAACGATCCGAGCGTGGGCGCGAAGCTCGCGCCGTTCCTCTCGCGCTTCGATCCCGCGCTGCGCGCGTACGGCATCCACCTCGAGTCGCACGGCGGATGGCTGCGCTTCCGCGCCGACGGCAAGCACACGAGCGGGAACTTCTACTTCATCGAGCAGATCGTCCCGGCGCTCGAGCAGATCGCGGATCGCCTCGAGCAGCCCTGATTTCCCGGGCGGGACGTGCGCTACGGATTCCGTAGCGCACGCCCGTGATACCGTCGTCGCGTGGGTGAATTCGACGACCTCGACAACGAGAAGACGCTGGTCGAGGAGAGCCGCGACACGCTCAAGGATCTGATCCCCGATGCGCCGCCGGTCGCGCCGCTCGAGGTCGTGTTCGACCGCGAGATGCACCAGGCGGGCGTCATCTCGGCCGACGTGCCCTATCGCGCGCTCGAGATCTGGACGCAGAACCGGGTGTACATGGTCGACTCCACGATGACGTGCTGCGAGGTCCGCGATCGCCGCACCGGCGTCGACGACAAGAAGCACTCGGTGCTCGGCGCGCGCCTCGTCGGTGGGCAGCGCAAGTACGGCAAGACGCTGCACGTCGCGCGGCCCTTCCCGGTGCCCGGCACCGAGGCGGTGTTCGAGCGCGACGGCAAGCGCACGCCCGCGGGGGTCACGTCGAAGGTCGAGCGCGTGGTGCTGCACATCCGCGTGACCAGCGTGGTGATGGAGCAGCAGGGCGCGTGGGACGACGTGACGAGCGCGTTCCTGCACCCGAGCTTCGGCCATCGCCGCGAGCCGTAGATCTGCGCAGCGCAGCGCCGCCGTGTGCACGTGGTTGCACGCGTCGCCGCGAGATCGCGCGCAAACGGCGCGGCACGCCGGGTGAAGAGCGCGCGGCCTCGTGGAGGTCGACATGGACAGGACGATCGTGGTGTGGCTCGGGATCGCGCTCGCGCTCGTGGGGTGCGGCGACGACGGACCGAGCGCTCCACCGCGCGACGGCGGTGCGATGCAGCCGAGCGACGCCGGCGCGACGAACGACGTCGAGCAGTTCCTCGGCGCGATCGCGGCCGAAGCGTGCGAGTCGGCGCACGTGTGCCTCGGCACCGAGGTCTCGTTCGAGCAGCAGCTGGGGAACGAGACGCGCTGCCGCGCGCACGTCGAGGCGTCGATCGTGTACGTCGCGAGCGCGGTCGGAGCAGGGCGCGCGCGCTTCGAGGGGGCGCGCGTCGATGCGTGCCTCGCGGCGATCGACGCGGCCGTCTGCGAGCGCTCGATGCCGCTCGCGTGGGAAGAGTGGCCCGCCGAGTGCCGCGCCGTGATCGCCGGCACCGTCGCGCCCGGCGCAGCGTGCGAGACGAGCGTCGAGTGCGCCGGGGGCGCCTGCGTGTGCGGTGAGTGCGTCGCGTTGGTCGCGCGCGGAGGCGCGTGCGAGGACGGGCCCTGCGCGCCCGGCCTGCAGTGCGCGAGCGAGAGCCTCACGTGCGAGCCGGTGCCCGACGTGCTCCAGCGCGGCGATGCGTGCGAGGACTTCTACGCGTGCAGCGGGCTCCTGCGCTGCGTCGACGGAGTGTGTCGTGACGGTCGCGAGCGCAGGACGCAGGCGCTCGGAGCGCCGTGCGACGCCGAGAACCTGCTCTGCGGGCTCGGCCTCGAGTGCGACTTCGACCACGGCAGCGTGTGCGTGGGCCCGCTCGAGGCCGGCGCGGCGTGCGACGACGTGCTCGAGATCAGCCTCTGCCCCGAGGGCACCATCTGCCACGGCATCGCCGGCGAAGCGCGCTGCTCGCCTCCGCTCGCGATGGGCGAGGAGTGCATCTCCGCAGGCCGCGCCGATCCGTGCGGCGTCGGGCTCTGGTGCTCGTACATGACCGGCCGATGCGAGGAAGTCCGCGCGCTCGGCGCGCGCTGCGAGCTCGCCGAGGACTGCCACTCGGGCATCTGCGAGGAGCACGTCTGCGTGCTCGGCGAGAGCGTGGCGTGTCGCTGAGCTAGCTTCCCCCGGTGTCGTTCATCCTGCTCGACGGCCCGGTCGGGACCGAGCTCGCGCGCCGCGCCGTCGCGACCCCCGCGCCGATGTGGAGCGCACATGCGATCGAGGGTGCGCCCGACGTGCTCGCCGCGATCCACCGCGACTACGCGCACGCGGGCGCGACGATCCACACGGCCGCGACGTTCCGCACCACGCCGCGCGCGTCGGGCCCGGGATGGGAGCGCCTCGCGCGCCGTGCCGTCGAGATCACGCGCGCTTCGATCGATCCCGGGCACCGCGTCGCGGGATCGATCGCGCCGCTCGAGGACTGCTATCGCCCCGATCTCAGCCCTTCCGATCCGCGCGCCGAGCACCGCGCGCTCGCGCGTGCGCTCGCCGGTGCCGGCGCCGACCTGCTGCTGTGCGAGACGTTCCCGCACGTCGGCGAGGCGCTGATCGCGGTGGAGGAAGCGGTCGCGACCGGCCTGCCCACCTGGCTCGCGCTGACCGCGGGCCCGAGCGCGGACCTGCTCACGCCCGCGCAGATCGCCGAGGGCGCGCGCGAAGCGGTGCGCCGCGGCGCGCAGGCGGTGCTCGTCGACTGCGTGCCCGCGGATCGCACGCTGGAGTACGTCGACGCGATCGCGCGGCTCGCTCTCGGCGTGCCCTTCGGCGCCTACGCGAACGCCGGGCGCGAAGAAGACGGAATCGGTTGGAGCTCCAACGATCGCGCAGCGGCACAGCGCTACCTCGCGCACGCGCGACGCTGGCTCGATGCGGGCGCGACGATCGTCGGCGGCTGTTGCGGCACCAGCGTCGTGCACATCGCCGCGCTGGCCGCGGAGCGGGATCGATGAGCGCGATCCGAAGCCGCCGCATCCCGCGCTGCACGACCTGCGGGCTGCCCGACGCGCTCTGCCTCTGCGCCGAGCTCCCGCCGCCGCTCGCGGTCGACACCCGCGTCGTGCTCGTCGTGCACCGCAAGGAGATCCTCAAGCCGACCAACACCGGTCGGCTCGCGGTGCGCATGCTCGACGGCGCGTCGATCGTGGTGCGCGGCGATCGCGAGCCCGAGCGCGCACCGCTCGTGCTCGACACGCGGCGACTCGTGCTCTTCCCCGCGCCCGGCGCGCGCGTGCTCGACGCATCGGATCGCGGCTGCGCGTTGATCGTGCCCGACGGGAGCTGGAGCCAAGCGCGGAAGGTGCTGCGCCGCGACGAGCTCGCCGAGGGCGCCGAGCCCGTGGTGCTCCCGCCGAACGATCCGACGCGCTACGGCCTGCGCCGCAATCCGCGCGAGGGCGGGCTCTGCACGATCGAGGCGATCGCACGCGCGGTCGGCGTGCTCGAGTCACCCGAGATCGAGGCGCGCATGCTCGACGTGCTCGACACGTTCGTCGCGCGCCATCGCGACGTGCGCCGCCCGCCGCCGCTCAGAGCAGCGTTCCCCTGAGCAGCCACTGGGCGACGTTGAAGTAGACGACGAGCCCCGCCAGATCGACGAGCGTCGCGACGAAGGGCGCCGATGCGCTCGCGGGATCCGCGCGCATCAGTCGGATCACGAAGGGCAACATCGATCCCGCGATCGTCCCGCACACCACCACGCCCAGCAGGCTGATCCCGACCGTCAGCCCGATGAGCAGCCAGTGCTCTCCGTACGTCCCGAAGAGCGCTTCGCCGATCGCGACGCGCACGACGCCGATCACCGCGAGGATCGACCCCAGCGCGATCCCCGCGAGCAGCTCGCGGTGCGCGATGCGCCACCAGTCGCGCATGCCGACCTCACCGAGCGCCATCGCGCGGATGATCAGCGTGCTCGCCTGCGATCCCGAATTGCCGCCGCTCGAGATGATCAGCGGCACGAAGAGCGCGAGCACCACCGCGCTCGCGATCTCCTCCTCGTACGCGCCCATCGCGGTCGTGGTGAGCGTCTCGCCGAGGAAGAGCACCGCGAGCCATCCCGCGCGCTTCTTCACCAGCCCGGGCAGGCTCGTCTGCATGTAGCGCTGCTCGAGCGCCTCCTGACCACCGAGCTTCTGGATGTCCTCGGTCGCCTCCTGCTGCACGACGTCGACGATGTCGTCGACCGTGATGATGCCCTTCATCCGCCCTTCTTCGTCGACGACCGGCACCGCGCCGAGATCGTGCTCCGCGATCACGCGCGCGACCTCCTCCTGGTCCATCGACTCCGGCACCGTCACGAGGTCGCGCGTCATCACGTCGCCGACCCTCGCGTTCTCGCGCGCCGCGAACACGTCGCGGAACGAGAGCACGCCGAGCAGGCGCTGCTCTCCGTCGAGCACGTACGCGTAGTGCAGCGTCTCGAGCGCGTGCTCCTTCGAGCGCGCCTGTCTGCGCAGATAGAAGAGCGCCTGATCGATCGTCGAGTCCGGGCGCAGCCGCGCGAAGCGCGGGCTCATCAGACCACCGGCCTCGTCCTCCTCGTACGCGAGCAGCGCGCTCACCTCGTTGTGCGTCGCCTCGTCGAGCAGCGAGATCAGCTCCTCGCGCAGCGGATCGCCCTCGAGGTACTGCGCGAGATCGGCGACGTCGTCGGGCGCGAGCAAGCGCGCCCACAAGCGCCGCTCGCCGGGCCGCACCGCGCGGAAGAGCTCCGCCTGATCTTCGGTCTGCAGCGAGAGGAAGAAGTCGTCCTGCTCGTCGCGCGACATCACGCGGAAGCCCTCCGCGCGCTCCTCCGGCGTCAGCAGGGCCCACGCGTCGAGCAGGTCCAGCGCGGTCGTGCTCTCGGACATCCGTCCAGGTACGTAGTCCCCGCGCCCCCGCTCCATTCCCGCGTGTTTTGGTCGGAAATGGTCCTTTAACGCGGAGCCTCCCGAGAACCTACCGAAACCACCTGGCAACACCCACCCGATCAGGTGCATCCTCGGGCGCCTCCGACCCGGGGGGTCTCGGACGTTCGTGCTCGGCGAATGAATGCGACTGCACGCATCGCAGTCATTCGGCGGCGCACTGCGCGAGGGGCGCCTCGTTCCGGACGGAGAGCTTCGCAGACCGACCGGAGACCCGATGAACCAACGCAGCTCTTCTCAACCGCGCCTCGCTCGCTCGCTCGGGATCCTCATCGCGCTGGTCGCGGTGCCCGCGAGCCTTCCCCTCTTCGGATGTGACACCGGAGTGTTCGCGGCGAACACGACGATCGGCGTGATGCGCCGCGCCTCGCCGGGCGTGCAGCGCATGCGCGACCCCGAGATCCTCGAGACCGCGTTCCCCGCGTCGATCCAGCAGATGGAAGGTCTGCTCGAGATCAAGCCCGACGACGCCGTGCTGCGCGCGATGCTCGGCCGCAGCTACGCGAGCTTCGGGTACGGGTTCATCGAGGACGACTACGAGGTCGCGCAGCTGAGCGACGACGCGTCGGAAGAAGAGATCGAGCACCTGCGCGAGCGCGCGTCGCAGGCGTACCTGCGTGGTCGCGAGGTCGCGATCGGCGGCCTCGACCTCGCGCGTCCCGAGGGCGGCGGTCTGCTCGCGCAGCAGAGCCAGGGTCTCGAGGCGTTCACCGCGCACGTCAACCGCTTCGACAACCGCGAGAACCACGCGCCGCTGCTCTTCTGGGCCGCCTACAACTGGGTGCGCTGGATCAGCCTGCACCGCGACGACATGGGCGCGATCGCAGACCTCTCGTACGTGACCGCGCTCGCGGAGCGCGCGTACGAGCTCGACCAGAGCTACATGGACTACGGCCCGGTCGCGCTGCGCGCCGGCCTGATGGCGGCGGCGCCCCCGCAGCTCGGTGGTCGTCCCCAGGACGCGCGCGTCGAGCTCGAGCGCGCGATCCAGCTCACCGAGCGCAAGAACCTGCTCTACCTCGTGACGATGGCGCAGCTCGTCGCGATCCCGCTCCAGGATCGCGCGCTCTTCGAGTCGATGTTGAACGAAGTGGTGGCCTTCGACGTCGATTCGTTCCCCGACCAGCGGATCCCGAACCTGCTCGCGCAGCGCCGCGCCCGTCGTCTGCTCGCGCAGATCGACGACCTCGTGCCCCCGCCGATCGAAGGCGAAGGGGAAGGCGAGGGCGAGGCTTCGGAGCCGAGCGCGTCGGTCGACGCGGCTGGGTCTCCTTCTTCCACCTGAGGAGCCGGACGAACCATGAAGATCCATCAGAAGCTCGCGCTGTTCCTGCTCGCGGCGTTCGCGCTCTTCGCGATCGACGCGAGCCCGATGAGCGCCCAAGAGGCGGCGGGCACCGCGGCGGCGACGCGCACGATCTCGCTCGCCACGCTGGCGCCGCCGGGCTCGACCTGGATGCGCGTGTTCGACGCGTGGAACCGCGAGCTGCGTCGCCGCAGTGAGCGCGGCCTGCAGTTCCGCATCTACGGCGGCGGCGTGCAGGGCGACGAGGCCGAGGTCATCCGCAAGATCCGCTCGGGCCGTCTCGACGCGGCGTCGGTGACCGCGGTCGGTCTCGCCCAGATCCATCGTCCGGCGCTCGTGTTCCAGATGCCCGGCATCCTGCGCAACTACGAGCAGCTCGATCGCGCGCGCGAGGCGCTCGCGCCCGACATGGACGCGGGGTTCACCAGCGCGGGCTTCAAGATGCTGGGCTGGGCCGACGTCGGTCAGTCGCGCATCTTCTCGACGGCGCCGGTGCGCGTGCCCGCCGACATGGCGACGCGTCACCCGTGGGTCTGGCGTGACGACCTCGTGCTGCCGACCTTCTACCAGGTCATCCGCAGCAACCCGGTGCCGCTCCAGGTGCCGGAGGTGCTCGGTGCGATCCAGACGGGCCGCGTCGACACCGCGATCACCCCGCCGGTCCCCTGTGTCGCGCTGCAGTGGTGCTCGCGCCTCACGCACATGACCGACATGCCGATGACGATCGTGCTCGGCGGCACCGTGATCGGTGGGCGCCAGTGGGCGGAGCTCACGCCGGATCAGCAGACGATCCTCACCGAGACCGCGACGCAGTTCCACCAGCTTGCGCGCCGCAACCTGCGCCGCGACGAGCAGCAGGCGCTCACCGAGATCCGCTCGCGCGGCGCGACGGTCATCGAGGTGACGCCGGCGCAGCAGCAGGAGTGGCTCAACCTCGGCGCGCAGATCCGCACCCGCCTCGTGGGCCAGATCGCGGACCAGGCGCTCGTCGATCGCGTGGCCGCCTTCGGTCGCTGATTCCCCCCGGGGGGCTGCGCGCCCCCCTGTCGACCCCCGAGCTGCGCGCGGGTCCCCACCCGCTTGCAGGCGCGGAGACGACACACGAGAACGCCGGACCTCGCGCGAGCGAGGCCCGGCGTTTCCTTTTCAAGCGATCACACCGAGCTGGCGCATCAGCGCGAGCTCGTCGGTGAGGCGCCAGTGCGCGACGATGCGGTCGCCGCGGAACCGCTCGATCGTGATCTGCGAGACGCGGATCGCGCGGCCGGTCGGTGCGATGCCGAAGAAGTCGCCGCGGTGGGTGCGCGAGCTGCGCAGCCCCGATCAGCCGGACGCGATCCGCGAGGGGCGGGTCGAGCTGGGCATCGCGTGCCTGCCAGTCGAAGGCGAGCTCGAGTCGCGGGTGCTGGCGACCGAGTCGCTGGTGGTCGCGCTCCCGTCGCGGCATCGCCTCGCGAAGAAGGCGCGGGTCGAGGTCGCCGAGCTGAGGGACGAGCGTTTCGTGATCGTGCGGCCCGACGTGGAGCCGGCGTGGGCGGGCGCGGTGTCGCGCGCGCTCGCGAAGCACGGCGTGGGCGGCGCGATCGCCCAGGAGACCGACACCAAGATCGCGATGCTCGGCCTCGTCGCCGCGGGCCTCGGCGTGTCGGTGGTCTCGAGCAGCATGCGCGTGCTCGAGCGACGGGGCGTGGTGATGCGCCCGGTGATCGGCGTCGGCGTGCGGCTGCGGATCGGAGTGATCGCGCGACGCGAACGATCGGCGCGGGCGCAGGCGTTCGTGGACGCGCTCTAGCGCGCGCGCAGCTCGCGCACGCCGCGGCCCAGCCGCCGTCGCAGCAGGGTCCGCAGCGTGACTCCGTCGCTGTAGCCCACTTCCCGCGCGATCGCCTCGACGTCGTGCGACGTCGTCTTCATCAGGTGCACCGCGCGCTCGACGCGCAGGTCCTGCACGTAGCCGAGCGGCGTCCGGCCCAGCACCGCGCGCACGCGGCGCGAGAGCGTGCGCTCGCTCGTCGCCACCGCGCGCGCCGCCGCCGCGAGCGAGAAGCGATCGGCGAGACGACGTCGCGCCCACACCTCGAAGCGCTCGACCAGCGGATCTTCGTGCGTGAGCTGATCGGGGATCACGAACGGCGCCTGCGAAGGGCGCGCGTCGACGACCAGGTACCGCGCCGCCTGCGCCGCGAGCGTCGGGCTCTTCCTCCGGATCCACCACAGCGCGAGATCGACGTGCGCGAACGCGGCGCCCGCCGTCACCCGCCCGCGCGAGTCGACGACCATCTGCGACTCGTCGAGCTCGACGCGCGGGAAGAGCTCGCGGAAGAGCGGCGCCATCCACCACGTCGTCGTCGCGCGGTGTCCGTCGAGCAGTCCGCTGCGCGCGAGCACGAACGTGCCGGTGCACGCCGCGGACACCTTCGTGCCCTGGGCGCTCCAGCGTCGGATCAGCGCGACCGCCTCGGCCACGTCGCGGCGCTCGAGCCGCTCGCGCATCGCATCGGGCACGGTGCAGCCGAGCCCGGGCACGACGACGACGTCGGGCGCGGTGCGCGGAGGCGGCGAGACCGGGACGCGGAGGCCCTGGTGCGTCGTCACGCGCCGGCGCACGCCGACGAGCTTCGGCTCGAAGCGAGGCGCGTCCGCCCCGCGCGCCCGTGCGAGATCGGATGCGGTGGTGAGCGTGTCGAGCAGAGACGCCAGCCCGACGTCGAACGTCCCCTCGAGCGCGAGCACCGCGATCTGCATTGGCGAGAACGATATCATCGTTGTCCATCTCGCCAATGGCACCTGCTCGGCCCCGCGGCCACCGTCCTCTCCACACGCGAACGACGCGTGCTGGCTCGGAGGTGATGCGATGGTGAAGGTCGGTCTGTGGGTGCGGCTCGAGGCGGCGGCGGGGAAGGCGGCGGAGGTCGAGGCGTTCCTGAAGAGCGCACAGCCGCTCGCGGTCGAGGAGGCGGGCACCGCGGCGTGGTTCGCGGTGAAGCTCGGCCCCTCGACGTTCGCGATCTTCGACGTGTTCGCCGACGAGCGCGGCCGTGATGCGCACATCGGGGGCCGGATCGCCGACGCGCTGCGGGCGAAGGCGCCTCAGCTGCTCGCCGCTCCGCCGGTGATCGAGAAGCACGACGTGCTCGCGGCGAAGCTCGGCTGATACGGCCGGCGCCTGCCCGCGGGTCGCTCGCGGGCAGGCGCGTCCTGATACGGGGACATGAACGAACTGCAACTTCTGCGTTTCATCACGCTTCCATGACGGAAGGGATCCCGGTAGATTCCCCCCGCCCTCGGGCTGGCCACGGCCCGCGGTGCGCGTCCTACCTGCTCTGCGACCGAGAGGATCCCCCCCGCGATGGCCGGTGCCGCCCCTTCCGCGAAGCCCGCTCCGTTCCTCAAGCCGCTCGACCTCATCGATCGCGGCGTCCTGCTCGCCGAGAGCTCGCTATCGGTCGTGATCGTCCTCGTGATGATCACGCTCGGCGTCGCGAGCGCGCTAGGCAGCTTCTTCGGGATCCAGCACCCGATCCTGCGGGCCGCGGACGACGTGCTGATGCACGGCACCGTGTGGGCTGCGTTCCTCGGCGCGAGCTTCGCGACACGTGGCCGCAAGCACCTCGCGATCGACGCGCTCGGCCGACTTCTCCCCGATCGCGCGCGCCGCGTGGTCGTCGCGATTGCGAGCACGTTCGGCGCGGTGGTCGCGTTCGGGCTCGGGCGCGGCGTCTACGAGTCGCTCGTCGAGCAGGCCCACACGACCGACGAGCAGGTCCGCAGCTTCGCGGAGAGCGGCATCCTCGATGCCGCGGTCGACCGCAGCTACGAGTTCCAGTTCATGATCCCGGCGGGCTTCGCGCTCATCGCGATCCGCCTGCTGCTCCACGGCTTCCACGAGCTCCTCGCCGCGGCCAACGGCAAGGTGGCGCCGAGCCAGCCAGTGCCGCCCGCGCCCGCCGCGGACGAGAGCATCCCCCACGAAGAGCCCGACGGAACGCCGAGCGAGGCGGGCGATCCCCTTCGCGTGTCGCCGATCGCGCAGGCGGGCCCGATCGAGATCGGGATCGCGATCGCCGTCCTGCTCGTCCCGATCGTGCTCTCGCTCGGCTCGTCGACGTTCATGCCGATCCTTCTGGGCTCGCTCGCGTCGGCCGCGTCGCTCGCGATCCCGCTCGCGCTGCGCGTGCGCAAGACCGGCTCCGCGAAGGCGACCGCGCCGCTGCCCGAGGAGTTCGCGAAGCTCGACGGACCGGTGCCGCCGCTGGTCGCGGCGTCGGGCGTGCTCGCGACGCTCGCGCTCTCGTACGTCGGCATCCTCAACATCGAGAACGTGTCGATCCCCATGGGCGTCGCGTTCTTCGCGGTCGTCGCGCTGATGGGCGCGCCGCTCTTCACGTTCCTCGGTGGCCTCGCGCTCTTCCTCTGGCTGCACGGCTCGGACACCGTGCCGGTCTCGCCGCTCGCGAACGCCGTCGAGGACGTCCTCGGCAACCACTTCGCACGCATGACCGTGCTGCCGACCATCCCGATCTTCACGCTCGCGGGCTACC is a window encoding:
- a CDS encoding putative quinol monooxygenase, with product MVKVGLWVRLEAAAGKAAEVEAFLKSAQPLAVEEAGTAAWFAVKLGPSTFAIFDVFADERGRDAHIGGRIADALRAKAPQLLAAPPVIEKHDVLAAKLG